A genomic window from Micromonospora sp. WMMA1947 includes:
- a CDS encoding alpha/beta hydrolase — MRGFRWPPPPDGGPRTWGPGPGAPRTGRPALPEPETELVATPHGVSLERLVTGAGDPVTVFAHGLGSGIATTRPFGSGVTGRRVFFQFRGHGRSDSPPGPWSYLDLARDLRAVADLSGATRAFGASLGAGALCRLLAESPERFEKLVFFLPAVLDTPRGEAARARLTGLLDAVADGDASALADAVSLELPPSVRNTPAGWAYLRQRLDQLLRDGLAPGLADLPAQAPLDDAGSLAAVTAPALVIAAAEDDLHPVAVAEQLAAALPNATLHVYDRPGVLWTERADLRGRVSEFLNG, encoded by the coding sequence GTGAGAGGTTTCCGCTGGCCTCCGCCGCCGGACGGCGGTCCCCGCACCTGGGGGCCCGGCCCCGGCGCGCCCCGGACCGGACGGCCCGCGCTGCCCGAGCCGGAGACGGAACTGGTCGCCACCCCGCACGGCGTGAGCCTGGAACGGCTGGTCACCGGCGCCGGTGATCCGGTGACCGTGTTCGCGCACGGGCTGGGCAGCGGCATCGCCACCACCCGCCCGTTCGGCAGCGGCGTCACCGGGCGGCGCGTCTTCTTCCAGTTCCGCGGGCACGGCCGCTCCGACTCCCCGCCCGGGCCGTGGAGCTACCTGGACCTCGCCCGCGACCTGCGCGCCGTCGCCGACCTGAGCGGCGCCACCCGGGCGTTCGGCGCCAGCCTCGGCGCGGGCGCGCTGTGCCGGCTGCTCGCCGAGAGCCCGGAACGCTTCGAGAAACTCGTCTTCTTCCTGCCCGCCGTGCTGGACACGCCGCGCGGCGAGGCGGCCCGCGCCCGGCTCACCGGCCTGCTCGACGCGGTGGCGGACGGCGACGCCTCGGCGCTGGCCGACGCGGTGTCGCTGGAGTTGCCGCCGTCGGTGCGCAACACCCCGGCCGGCTGGGCGTACCTGCGGCAGCGGCTCGACCAGCTGCTGCGCGACGGGCTCGCGCCGGGGCTGGCCGACCTGCCCGCCCAGGCCCCGCTCGACGACGCCGGGTCACTCGCCGCGGTCACCGCGCCGGCCCTGGTCATCGCCGCCGCCGAGGACGACCTGCATCCGGTCGCCGTCGCCGAACAGCTCGCCGCCGCGCTCCCGAACGCCACCCTGCACGTGTACGACCGCCCCGGCGTGCTCTGGACCGAACGCGCCGACCTGCGGGGGCGCGTCTCGGAGTTCCTGAACGGGTAA
- a CDS encoding alanyl-tRNA editing protein gives MGVTHHGRTHRLDLADPTLREWTCRVLAADPEQGIVLDRSAFYPGGGGQPPDHGVLLWQGVQTRIVGTRKGDDLWLIPAEGDPLPSVGTEVAGAVEDARRTMLMRTHSGLHVLCGVVFRDFGALVTGGNMEPGEARMDFNLPEVPPDFKARIEELVNAEVAADRSVAVRVLPRAEALALPDIIRTQSNLIPPEEQEVRIVDIVGLDVQADGGTHVASTAQIGKVQVVKVESKGRANRRVRVRLAD, from the coding sequence ATGGGCGTCACACACCACGGCCGTACGCACCGGCTCGACCTCGCCGACCCGACCCTGCGCGAGTGGACCTGCCGGGTGCTGGCGGCCGATCCGGAGCAGGGCATCGTGCTGGACCGGTCCGCGTTCTACCCGGGCGGTGGCGGCCAGCCGCCGGATCACGGGGTGCTGCTCTGGCAGGGCGTACAGACCCGGATCGTCGGCACCCGCAAGGGCGACGACCTGTGGCTGATCCCGGCCGAGGGTGACCCGCTGCCGTCGGTCGGCACCGAGGTGGCCGGCGCGGTGGAGGACGCCCGCCGGACCATGCTGATGCGTACCCACTCCGGGCTGCACGTGCTCTGCGGCGTGGTGTTCCGCGACTTCGGCGCGCTCGTGACCGGCGGCAACATGGAGCCGGGCGAGGCGCGGATGGACTTCAACCTGCCCGAGGTGCCGCCGGACTTCAAGGCGCGCATCGAGGAGCTGGTGAACGCCGAGGTGGCGGCCGACCGGTCGGTGGCGGTGCGGGTGCTGCCGCGCGCCGAGGCGCTCGCGCTGCCGGACATCATCCGTACCCAGTCGAACCTGATCCCGCCGGAGGAGCAGGAGGTGCGGATCGTCGACATCGTCGGGCTGGACGTGCAGGCCGACGGCGGCACGCACGTCGCCTCCACCGCCCAGATCGGCAAGGTCCAAGTGGTCAAGGTGGAGAGCAAGGGGCGGGCCAACCGCCGGGTACGCGTACGCCTGGCGGACTGA
- a CDS encoding GH1 family beta-glucosidase, with product MSNVRFPEGFVWGGATAAYQIEGAAREDGRGPSIWDTFSRTPGAVFQGHTGDVACDHYHRYAEDVALMAELGLRAYRFSVSWPRVRPDGTGPVEPRGLDFYDRLTDALLAAGIDPIVTLYHWDLPQALEDRGGWTVRETAEHFAEYALAVHGRLGDRVRTWTTLNEPWCSAYLGYGSGVHAPGRRDAGDAFRAVHHLLLGHGLAARALRAAGVETLGITLNLADVQPADADSAADAEAVRLVDGLHNRIFLDPLTGAGYPADVLAHVSRIVTPDFVRDGDEKLIAAPLDLLGLNYYAPTYVAGRAGGAGGDAYPGTAGTVEFLPPAGPLTDMGWSIEPAGLTRLLERVAADYPGLPLVITENGGAFPDTDVDEQGGVADADRVAYLDGHLRAAHEAIARGVDLRGYLVWSVLDNFEWAEGYRKRFGIVHVDYLTQRRTPKRSARWYQEVIARNGL from the coding sequence ATGAGCAACGTCCGATTCCCGGAGGGCTTCGTCTGGGGCGGGGCCACCGCCGCGTACCAGATCGAGGGCGCCGCCCGCGAGGACGGTCGCGGTCCGTCGATCTGGGACACCTTCAGCCGTACGCCGGGCGCCGTGTTCCAGGGCCACACCGGCGACGTGGCCTGCGATCACTACCACCGGTACGCCGAGGACGTCGCGCTGATGGCCGAGCTGGGACTGCGGGCGTACCGGTTCTCGGTGTCCTGGCCCCGGGTGCGGCCGGACGGCACCGGGCCGGTGGAGCCGCGCGGCCTGGACTTCTACGACCGGCTGACCGACGCGCTGCTGGCCGCCGGCATCGACCCGATCGTCACGCTCTACCACTGGGACCTGCCGCAGGCGCTGGAGGACCGGGGCGGCTGGACCGTCCGGGAGACCGCCGAGCACTTCGCCGAGTACGCGCTCGCCGTGCACGGCCGCCTCGGCGACCGGGTCCGCACCTGGACCACGCTGAACGAGCCGTGGTGCTCGGCCTACCTCGGGTACGGCTCCGGGGTGCACGCGCCGGGGCGGCGGGACGCCGGTGACGCGTTCCGGGCCGTACACCATCTGCTGCTCGGCCACGGCCTGGCGGCGCGGGCGCTGCGCGCAGCGGGCGTGGAGACGCTCGGGATCACGCTCAACCTGGCCGACGTGCAGCCGGCGGACGCGGACAGCGCCGCTGACGCCGAGGCGGTCCGGCTCGTCGACGGCCTGCACAACCGGATCTTCCTGGACCCGCTCACCGGCGCCGGCTACCCGGCGGACGTGCTGGCCCACGTCAGCCGGATCGTCACGCCGGACTTCGTGCGGGACGGGGACGAGAAGCTGATCGCCGCGCCGCTGGACCTGCTCGGCCTGAACTACTACGCGCCCACCTACGTGGCCGGGCGGGCCGGCGGCGCCGGTGGCGACGCGTACCCGGGCACCGCCGGGACCGTCGAATTCCTGCCACCGGCCGGGCCGCTGACCGACATGGGCTGGTCGATCGAGCCGGCCGGGCTGACCCGGCTGCTGGAACGGGTGGCCGCCGACTATCCCGGCCTGCCCCTGGTGATCACCGAGAACGGCGGGGCGTTTCCGGACACCGACGTCGACGAGCAGGGCGGGGTGGCCGACGCCGACCGGGTCGCCTACCTCGACGGGCACCTGCGCGCCGCGCACGAAGCCATCGCCCGCGGCGTGGACCTGCGCGGTTATCTCGTATGGTCGGTGCTGGACAACTTCGAATGGGCCGAGGGTTACCGGAAGCGGTTCGGGATCGTCCACGTCGACTACCTGACCCAGCGGCGCACACCCAAGCGCAGCGCCCGCTGGTACCAGGAGGTGATCGCCCGGAACGGGCTGTGA
- a CDS encoding nucleotidyltransferase domain-containing protein produces the protein MHLLLSGIVGSVAYGLAGPGSDTDRIGVFAAPTVAFHGLRPPRESVVTTDPDVTLHEARKYALLALSGNPTATELMWLPADCYETRTEFGEELIAIRSAFLSAPRVRDAYLGYASQQFRKLAGRPADAGGRRRSAKHARHLARLLHQGRVLYATGVLEIRLADPEWFRAFGERVAGGALDEAQALVAAAEAEFDRVRSPLPERPDEETAERWLLAVRAAHLPR, from the coding sequence ATGCACCTGCTGCTGTCCGGGATCGTCGGCTCAGTCGCGTACGGGCTGGCCGGACCCGGCTCGGACACCGACCGGATCGGCGTGTTCGCCGCGCCCACAGTCGCGTTCCACGGCCTGCGCCCGCCCCGCGAGTCGGTGGTCACCACCGACCCGGACGTCACGCTGCACGAGGCCCGCAAGTACGCGCTGCTGGCGCTGAGCGGCAACCCGACCGCCACCGAGCTGATGTGGCTGCCCGCCGACTGCTACGAGACACGCACCGAGTTCGGCGAGGAGCTGATCGCGATCCGGTCGGCGTTCCTCAGCGCGCCCCGGGTCCGCGACGCCTACCTCGGGTACGCCTCGCAGCAGTTCCGCAAGCTCGCCGGCCGGCCCGCCGACGCCGGTGGGCGGCGGCGCTCGGCGAAGCACGCCCGGCACCTGGCCCGGCTGCTCCACCAGGGTCGGGTGCTGTACGCGACAGGCGTGCTGGAGATCCGCCTCGCCGACCCGGAGTGGTTCCGCGCGTTCGGCGAGCGGGTCGCCGGTGGCGCGCTGGACGAGGCGCAGGCCCTGGTGGCGGCCGCCGAGGCGGAGTTCGACAGGGTCCGCTCGCCGCTCCCGGAGCGCCCGGACGAGGAGACCGCCGAACGCTGGCTGCTCGCCGTCCGAGCGGCCCACCTGCCGCGCTGA
- a CDS encoding LacI family DNA-binding transcriptional regulator: protein MTTAQRPTLEAVARLAGVSRATVSRVVNGSTTVAEPIRQAVRRAVEELGYVPNLAARSLVTQRTDSVALVLPEAATRVFSDDQVFPGIIRGAAQELEAADKQLVLMLAGSPAGHERVERYTTGRHVDGVLFASLHGEDPLPGRLARLGIPVVCSGRPLDGADVPYVDVDHEGGVSTAVQHLIASGRRRIATIAGPQDMVAGIERLIGYRSAITEAGLPELVAYGDFTRESGTAAMRELLAADPELDAVFAASDLMAHAALRTLREAGRRVPEDVAVIGFDDIETAAYTEPPLTTVRQPIVELGRSMTRQLLRIAAGETVEQALMLPTELVLRESA from the coding sequence ATGACGACGGCACAGCGACCGACCCTGGAGGCGGTGGCCCGGCTGGCCGGCGTGTCCCGGGCCACCGTCTCCCGGGTGGTGAACGGCTCGACCACAGTCGCCGAGCCGATCCGGCAGGCGGTACGCCGGGCGGTCGAGGAACTCGGGTACGTCCCGAACCTCGCCGCCCGCAGCCTGGTCACCCAGCGGACCGACTCGGTGGCGCTGGTACTGCCCGAGGCGGCCACCCGGGTCTTCTCCGACGACCAGGTGTTCCCGGGCATCATCCGGGGCGCCGCGCAGGAACTGGAGGCGGCGGACAAGCAGCTCGTGCTGATGCTCGCCGGCTCACCGGCCGGGCACGAACGGGTCGAGCGGTACACCACCGGGCGGCACGTCGACGGGGTGCTGTTCGCCTCGCTGCACGGCGAGGACCCGCTGCCCGGCCGGCTCGCCCGCCTCGGCATTCCGGTGGTGTGCAGCGGACGGCCACTGGACGGCGCCGACGTGCCGTACGTGGACGTCGACCACGAAGGCGGCGTGAGCACGGCGGTCCAGCACCTGATCGCGAGCGGGCGGCGGCGGATCGCCACCATCGCCGGGCCGCAGGACATGGTGGCCGGGATCGAGCGGCTGATCGGCTACCGCAGCGCGATCACCGAGGCCGGGCTGCCGGAGCTGGTCGCGTACGGCGACTTCACCCGGGAGTCCGGCACCGCCGCGATGCGGGAGCTGCTCGCCGCCGACCCGGAACTGGACGCCGTGTTCGCCGCCTCCGACCTGATGGCGCACGCCGCCCTGCGCACGCTGCGGGAGGCCGGGCGGCGGGTGCCCGAGGACGTGGCGGTGATCGGGTTCGACGACATCGAGACGGCCGCCTACACCGAGCCGCCGCTGACCACAGTGCGGCAGCCGATAGTGGAGCTGGGCCGGTCGATGACCCGGCAGTTGCTGCGCATCGCGGCGGGCGAGACGGTCGAGCAGGCGCTGATGCTCCCCACGGAGCTGGTGCTGCGCGAGTCCGCGTAA
- a CDS encoding EI24 domain-containing protein, whose amino-acid sequence MNASRTIAPVTGVATRFLGGAGLLLRGFGMYVRSPKLMLLGVIPALITGALYVALFATLLYFVDDLAGWLTPFADDWSSTWRGLLRVVAGLAVVGVAGLVGVLTFTAVTLVIGDPFYEAISERVENRLGGTPGAVDVPFWSSLRRSVADSLRLVALSALIGVPLFAAGFIPVVGQTVVPVVGALVGGWFLALELVGAPFYRRGMRLPDRRARLRADRPTALGFGVAVFLCFLIPLGAVLVMPAAVAGAALLARRSLGQPVEES is encoded by the coding sequence GTGAACGCCTCCCGTACGATCGCGCCGGTCACCGGCGTGGCCACCCGCTTCCTCGGCGGCGCCGGGCTGCTGCTGCGCGGCTTCGGCATGTACGTCCGCAGCCCGAAGCTGATGCTGCTCGGCGTGATCCCGGCGCTGATCACCGGAGCGCTCTACGTGGCCCTGTTCGCCACGCTGCTCTACTTCGTGGACGACCTGGCGGGCTGGCTCACCCCGTTCGCCGACGACTGGTCGTCGACCTGGCGCGGGCTGCTGCGCGTCGTCGCCGGGCTGGCGGTCGTCGGGGTCGCCGGGCTGGTCGGCGTGCTCACGTTCACCGCCGTCACGCTGGTCATCGGCGACCCGTTCTACGAGGCGATCTCGGAGCGGGTCGAGAACCGCCTCGGCGGCACCCCCGGTGCTGTCGACGTGCCGTTCTGGTCCTCGCTGCGACGCAGCGTCGCCGACTCGCTGCGCCTGGTGGCGCTGTCCGCGCTGATCGGCGTACCCCTGTTCGCCGCCGGTTTCATCCCGGTGGTGGGACAGACGGTGGTCCCGGTGGTCGGCGCCCTGGTGGGTGGCTGGTTCCTGGCGCTGGAGCTGGTCGGCGCGCCGTTCTACCGGCGCGGGATGCGGCTGCCGGACCGGCGGGCGCGGCTGCGGGCCGACCGCCCGACCGCGCTCGGTTTCGGGGTGGCGGTCTTCCTGTGCTTCCTGATCCCGCTCGGCGCGGTGCTGGTCATGCCGGCCGCCGTCGCCGGGGCCGCGCTGCTGGCCCGCCGCTCGCTGGGCCAGCCCGTCGAGGAGAGCTGA
- a CDS encoding O-acetyl-ADP-ribose deacetylase, producing MDTVLIEGDITAQQVDAIVNAANSSLLGGGGVDGAIHARGGPAILEECEALRASRYPRGLPTGQAVATTAGNLPARWVVHTVGPVFSPREDRSALLRDCYANSLRVADGLGATRVAFPLISAGIYGWPVDDAVAQALTVLHAATPEHVTEARLVLFGADTYATAVRVAAGLS from the coding sequence ATGGACACCGTCCTGATCGAGGGGGACATCACCGCGCAGCAGGTCGACGCGATAGTCAACGCCGCCAACTCGTCGCTGCTCGGCGGCGGGGGAGTCGACGGCGCGATCCACGCCCGGGGCGGGCCGGCGATCCTGGAGGAGTGCGAGGCGCTGCGCGCCTCCCGCTACCCGCGCGGGCTGCCCACCGGCCAGGCCGTCGCCACCACCGCCGGCAACCTGCCGGCCCGCTGGGTGGTGCACACCGTCGGGCCGGTCTTCTCGCCGCGCGAGGACCGCTCGGCGCTGCTGCGCGACTGCTACGCCAACAGCCTGCGCGTCGCCGACGGGCTGGGCGCGACCCGGGTGGCGTTCCCGCTGATCTCCGCCGGGATCTACGGCTGGCCGGTCGACGACGCAGTGGCGCAGGCGCTCACCGTGCTGCACGCGGCCACCCCGGAGCACGTCACCGAGGCGCGGCTGGTGCTGTTCGGCGCCGACACGTACGCGACAGCGGTGCGGGTGGCCGCCGGGCTCAGCTGA
- a CDS encoding GNAT family N-acetyltransferase, with protein sequence MSAAEIRPARPDDAPAVVALRALVYPYLVRGVESTRRMIAEPPPGEGWAGWVAEADGQIVGWVSAFRNTQTSTPGVGEIALLHVHPEHRRQGAGTSLFDTALGHLRTLGTTRVLTHARTESLPFAQRHGFTPSRELRYSALDLTTAPPMPQVPAGVRLVSAAGLDPRMVHRVDAESSRDEPGDVPTDALGFDLWRHECWDNPGLDREASTLAEVDGELVALSLVKRDGDRMWSDFTGTLPAYRGRGLARLTKQAALHAAAARGVRTAYTSNDEANAPMLAVNERLGYRPVDSQWSCRRTLS encoded by the coding sequence ATGAGTGCAGCCGAGATCCGTCCCGCCCGTCCCGACGACGCGCCCGCCGTGGTGGCGTTGCGCGCGCTCGTCTACCCCTACCTGGTGCGCGGCGTCGAGTCGACCCGCCGCATGATCGCCGAGCCGCCGCCCGGTGAGGGCTGGGCCGGCTGGGTCGCCGAGGCGGACGGGCAGATCGTCGGCTGGGTGTCGGCGTTCCGCAACACGCAGACCTCGACACCGGGCGTGGGCGAGATCGCCCTGCTGCACGTGCATCCGGAGCACCGCCGCCAAGGCGCCGGCACCTCGCTGTTCGACACCGCGCTCGGTCACCTGCGGACGCTCGGGACCACCCGGGTGCTCACCCACGCGCGTACCGAGTCGCTGCCGTTCGCGCAGCGGCACGGCTTCACACCCAGCCGGGAGTTGCGCTACTCGGCGCTCGACCTGACCACCGCCCCGCCGATGCCGCAGGTGCCGGCGGGCGTACGGCTGGTGTCCGCCGCCGGGCTCGACCCGCGCATGGTGCACCGGGTCGACGCCGAGTCGTCCCGGGACGAGCCGGGGGACGTGCCGACTGATGCGCTCGGCTTCGACCTGTGGCGGCACGAGTGCTGGGACAACCCGGGGCTGGACCGGGAGGCGAGCACGCTCGCCGAGGTGGACGGGGAACTCGTCGCGCTGAGCCTGGTCAAGCGGGACGGCGACCGGATGTGGTCGGACTTCACCGGCACGCTGCCCGCGTACCGGGGCCGGGGCTTGGCCCGGCTCACCAAGCAGGCCGCGCTGCACGCCGCCGCCGCGCGCGGGGTACGGACCGCGTACACCTCGAACGACGAGGCGAACGCGCCGATGCTGGCCGTGAACGAGCGGCTCGGCTACCGGCCGGTGGACAGCCAGTGGTCGTGCCGGCGCACGCTCAGCTGA
- a CDS encoding alpha/beta hydrolase — translation MTKIDINGAQLAYDESGTGTAVVLLHAGIADRRMWRGQVPALAQRHRVIALDLRGYGESELPPTPFAHHDDVIGLLDALGIERAALVGCSFGGRVSVDTALARPERVSALALFGAPVSGNEWSEETEQLWEELVGDVDPEDFAATAAGEVRFWVVGPTRRPEDVDPELIRFAEEMDRRALAAEQALSAIEVGELDPPAIDRLGELRVPVLVGTGADDLADIRRLADRIADEAPQGVRMPDVPNAAHLLPLERPTETNAALQSFLP, via the coding sequence GTGACCAAGATCGATATCAACGGCGCCCAGCTCGCGTACGACGAGAGCGGCACCGGTACCGCCGTGGTGCTGCTGCACGCCGGCATCGCCGACCGGCGGATGTGGCGCGGGCAGGTCCCGGCACTCGCCCAGCGGCACCGGGTGATCGCGCTGGACCTGCGCGGCTACGGCGAGTCGGAGCTGCCGCCCACGCCGTTCGCCCACCACGACGACGTGATCGGGCTGCTCGACGCGCTGGGCATCGAGCGGGCCGCGCTCGTCGGCTGCTCGTTCGGGGGCCGGGTCTCGGTGGACACCGCACTGGCCCGCCCGGAGCGGGTCTCGGCGCTGGCGCTGTTCGGCGCCCCGGTCTCCGGCAACGAGTGGTCCGAGGAGACCGAGCAGCTCTGGGAGGAACTGGTCGGCGACGTGGACCCGGAGGACTTCGCCGCCACCGCCGCCGGCGAGGTGCGGTTCTGGGTGGTCGGCCCGACCCGCCGCCCGGAGGACGTCGACCCGGAGCTGATCCGGTTCGCCGAGGAGATGGACCGCCGCGCGCTCGCCGCCGAGCAGGCGCTGAGCGCGATCGAGGTGGGCGAGCTGGACCCACCGGCGATCGACCGGCTGGGCGAGTTGCGCGTACCGGTGCTGGTCGGCACCGGCGCCGACGACCTGGCCGACATCCGCCGCCTGGCCGACCGCATCGCCGACGAGGCCCCCCAGGGCGTACGCATGCCCGACGTGCCGAACGCGGCCCACCTGCTCCCCCTGGAGCGCCCCACCGAGACGAACGCCGCCCTCCAGTCCTTCCTCCCCTGA
- a CDS encoding SDR family oxidoreductase yields the protein MNSPLTGTVALVAGATRGAGRQIAVQLGAAGATVYATGRTTRERRSEMDRPETIEETAELVTAAGGTGIAVAVDHLDPEQVRALVERIDAEQGRLDVLVNDVWGADPLITWEKPVWEQPLDAGFRTLRLAVDTHIITSHFALPLLIRNPGGLVVEVGDGTKEHNDTEYRLSVFYDLAKVSVNRLGFSQAHELAPHGCTAVALTPGWLRSEAMLEHYGVTEATWRDAAATEPHFVMSETPAFVGRAVAALAADPDRARWNGKSLDSGGLAQVYGFTDVDGSRPHWARYYEEVVKPGKPADPAGYR from the coding sequence ATGAACTCACCACTGACCGGAACTGTCGCGCTCGTCGCGGGCGCGACCCGGGGCGCCGGCCGGCAGATCGCCGTGCAGCTCGGCGCCGCCGGGGCCACCGTCTACGCCACCGGCCGCACCACCCGCGAGCGCCGCTCCGAGATGGACCGGCCGGAGACCATCGAGGAGACCGCCGAGCTGGTCACCGCCGCCGGGGGAACCGGGATCGCCGTCGCTGTCGACCACCTCGACCCCGAGCAGGTACGCGCCCTGGTCGAGCGGATCGACGCCGAGCAGGGCCGCCTCGACGTGCTCGTCAACGACGTCTGGGGCGCGGACCCGCTGATCACGTGGGAGAAGCCGGTCTGGGAGCAGCCGCTCGACGCCGGTTTCCGCACGCTGCGGCTGGCTGTCGACACGCACATCATCACCAGCCACTTCGCGCTGCCGCTGCTGATCCGCAACCCGGGCGGGCTGGTCGTCGAGGTCGGCGACGGCACCAAGGAGCACAACGACACCGAGTACCGCCTGTCGGTCTTCTACGACCTGGCGAAGGTGTCGGTGAACCGGCTCGGCTTCAGCCAGGCGCACGAGCTGGCCCCGCACGGCTGCACCGCCGTCGCGCTCACGCCGGGCTGGCTGCGTTCGGAGGCGATGCTCGAACACTACGGCGTCACCGAGGCCACCTGGCGCGACGCCGCGGCTACCGAGCCGCACTTCGTCATGTCGGAGACGCCGGCGTTCGTCGGGCGCGCGGTCGCGGCCCTGGCCGCCGACCCGGACCGGGCCCGCTGGAACGGCAAGTCGCTGGACAGCGGCGGCCTGGCCCAGGTGTACGGCTTCACCGACGTCGACGGCAGCCGCCCGCACTGGGCCCGCTACTACGAGGAGGTGGTCAAGCCGGGCAAGCCAGCCGACCCGGCCGGCTACCGCTGA
- a CDS encoding WYL domain-containing protein yields the protein MRASRLISLVLLLQSRETMTAAELARELEVSERTVYRDVLALSAAGVPVYADRGRAGGYRLLGGYRTRLTGLSRDEAEALFLAGLPGPAGDMGLADAVAAAELKVLAALPPSLRDAPARTGQRFHLDVPGWFRETPAPPTLAELARAVWRDLMVELRYRRGDREVTRVLAPYGLVLKNGVWYLVGRVGDGWRTYRVDRVVAVDVSADGFERDEDFDLGAYWREQAGAFLRELLRERVTVRLGPTGLRALRHLVDAPFVYTEAVDAAGPPDEQGRLVLRLPVESIDVAYTQLLALGPEVEVLAPPRLRARFAEATRRAAALYTDPPSDSQR from the coding sequence GTGCGTGCGTCCCGGCTGATCTCGCTTGTGCTGCTGCTCCAGTCCCGGGAGACGATGACCGCCGCCGAGCTGGCCCGCGAGCTGGAGGTGTCCGAGCGGACCGTCTACCGGGACGTGCTGGCGCTCTCCGCAGCCGGTGTCCCGGTGTACGCGGACCGGGGCCGGGCGGGCGGCTACCGGCTGCTGGGCGGCTACCGGACCCGGCTGACCGGGTTGAGCCGGGACGAGGCCGAGGCGCTGTTCCTGGCCGGGCTGCCCGGACCGGCCGGGGACATGGGACTGGCAGACGCGGTGGCCGCCGCCGAACTGAAGGTGCTGGCCGCGTTGCCGCCGAGCCTGCGGGACGCGCCCGCGCGTACCGGGCAGCGGTTCCACCTGGACGTGCCCGGCTGGTTCCGGGAGACCCCGGCGCCGCCGACGCTCGCCGAGCTGGCCCGGGCGGTCTGGCGGGACCTGATGGTGGAGCTGCGCTACCGGCGCGGGGACCGGGAGGTGACCCGCGTGCTGGCGCCGTACGGGCTGGTGCTGAAGAACGGGGTCTGGTACCTGGTCGGCCGGGTCGGTGACGGCTGGCGGACGTACCGGGTGGACCGGGTGGTGGCGGTCGACGTGAGCGCCGACGGCTTCGAGCGGGACGAGGACTTCGACCTCGGGGCGTACTGGCGGGAGCAGGCCGGCGCGTTCCTGCGCGAGCTGCTGCGGGAGCGGGTCACCGTGCGGCTCGGCCCGACGGGGTTGCGGGCGCTGCGGCACCTGGTGGACGCGCCGTTCGTCTACACCGAGGCGGTGGACGCGGCCGGGCCGCCGGACGAGCAGGGCCGGCTGGTGCTGCGGCTGCCGGTCGAGTCGATCGACGTGGCGTACACCCAGTTGCTGGCGCTCGGCCCGGAGGTGGAGGTGCTGGCGCCGCCGCGGCTGCGGGCCCGCTTCGCCGAGGCGACCCGCCGCGCGGCGGCGCTCTACACCGATCCGCCGTCAGACAGTCAGCGGTAG
- a CDS encoding DUF2516 family protein yields MATAAPIFAFAVQSVIQLILLVFALVVQGVALVHAVTQRGDGFAAIGTLPKGGWIAILAVCLALTLLGFGPISLFGLIGIAAGLIYLLDVRPGLRDLHDGRGSW; encoded by the coding sequence ATGGCCACCGCCGCGCCGATCTTCGCGTTCGCAGTCCAAAGCGTGATCCAGCTGATCCTGCTCGTCTTCGCCCTGGTCGTTCAGGGCGTGGCGCTGGTGCACGCGGTCACCCAGCGCGGCGACGGGTTCGCCGCGATCGGCACGCTGCCCAAGGGTGGCTGGATCGCCATCCTGGCGGTCTGCCTGGCGCTCACCCTGCTCGGCTTCGGCCCGATCAGCCTGTTCGGACTGATCGGCATCGCGGCCGGTCTCATCTACCTGCTCGACGTGCGGCCCGGCCTGCGTGACCTGCACGACGGCCGAGGGTCCTGGTGA
- a CDS encoding helix-turn-helix transcriptional regulator, with translation MATSKDLPDVGGFIRDLRRNAKISLRQLAEQAGVSNPYLSQIERGLRKPSAEVLQQLASALRVSTPAMYLRAGLLDDKEGQGVLAAIAVDPELTMAQKQSLTQIYETFRRENARLAEATEAATTADAATTTETATAPEAPATVAAAATGPVTPEGTPTEAVLESVAVTEAGAAPAPTTAAPEHTTARRAARKAAGAAEEEQS, from the coding sequence ATGGCCACCAGCAAGGACCTTCCCGATGTCGGCGGGTTCATTCGCGACCTGCGGCGCAACGCGAAGATCTCGCTGCGTCAGCTCGCCGAGCAGGCGGGCGTCAGCAATCCCTACCTGAGCCAGATCGAGCGCGGGCTGCGCAAGCCGAGTGCCGAGGTGCTCCAGCAGCTCGCCAGCGCGCTTCGGGTCTCCACCCCGGCGATGTACCTGCGTGCCGGGCTGCTGGACGACAAGGAGGGCCAGGGCGTGCTCGCGGCGATCGCCGTCGACCCCGAACTGACCATGGCCCAGAAGCAGTCGCTCACCCAGATCTACGAGACGTTCCGGCGCGAGAACGCCCGCCTGGCCGAGGCGACCGAGGCGGCCACGACGGCGGACGCGGCCACCACGACCGAGACGGCCACCGCGCCGGAGGCCCCGGCGACCGTGGCGGCTGCCGCGACCGGTCCGGTCACGCCGGAGGGCACCCCGACCGAGGCGGTCCTCGAATCGGTAGCCGTCACCGAAGCGGGTGCCGCGCCCGCGCCGACCACCGCCGCCCCTGAGCACACGACCGCCCGCCGGGCGGCCCGGAAGGCCGCCGGTGCGGCCGAGGAGGAACAGTCATGA